From a region of the Pirellulales bacterium genome:
- a CDS encoding S41 family peptidase, with protein sequence MIRQNFFWIVICLAVSVACYRTLPRNPHQRTFGEILDFIESDYVAPTDSEELFNQAVSSMLRQLDENSSYVPPRDARDFQNDLDNQYVGIGIEAAAAPDKQSLVVLSPPLVGTPAHQAGLRTGDQIVRVNGDAVGQLGPEAALAQIQGTPGTEVALGINRPGTTKLWELPIRREVIVRPSVTGYARNLAGEWSYAIEEAPRIGYLRINQFVQDRTPREVRAAFEQMRAAGCVAAVMDLRDNPGGYKDAAEQVCDFFLNKGELIVSTKGRNPKSNTATYATGQGQFTTLPLAILINHRSASASEIVAAALQDHQRAIIIGERSYGKGTTQHVIPLSPRANGETPMLRLTVAYYHSPLHRNIHRFPNAQDNTEWGVQPNPGCERPLTAEQWRTWQNWRSRHERWALGGEVAKPAPAVAADNPSASVEGKNTGDDSPALLGEDSPDPHLRQAVEMLEKKSEAASAKAA encoded by the coding sequence ATGATTCGCCAAAACTTTTTTTGGATTGTGATCTGTCTGGCGGTTTCGGTGGCGTGTTACCGCACCTTGCCGCGCAATCCCCACCAACGCACCTTTGGAGAAATTTTGGATTTTATTGAATCCGACTATGTCGCGCCGACCGACAGCGAGGAATTGTTCAACCAGGCGGTTTCGTCCATGCTGCGACAGTTGGACGAAAATTCCAGTTATGTGCCGCCGCGGGACGCCCGCGATTTTCAGAACGACCTGGACAATCAATACGTGGGCATCGGTATCGAAGCCGCCGCCGCCCCCGACAAACAGTCATTGGTGGTGTTGTCTCCCCCCTTGGTGGGAACGCCCGCGCATCAAGCGGGACTGCGCACCGGGGACCAGATCGTGCGGGTCAACGGGGATGCGGTGGGGCAGCTAGGACCGGAGGCGGCTCTTGCGCAAATTCAGGGAACGCCTGGCACCGAGGTTGCATTGGGTATAAACCGCCCGGGAACAACCAAACTCTGGGAATTACCGATACGCCGGGAGGTCATTGTGCGGCCCTCCGTGACTGGTTATGCGCGGAACTTGGCCGGAGAATGGTCGTATGCCATTGAGGAAGCCCCGCGGATTGGCTATTTGCGCATCAATCAATTTGTGCAGGACCGCACACCCAGGGAGGTGCGGGCAGCGTTCGAGCAGATGCGCGCGGCGGGTTGCGTGGCGGCGGTTATGGATTTGCGGGATAATCCGGGGGGTTATAAGGACGCCGCCGAGCAGGTGTGCGACTTTTTCCTGAATAAAGGAGAGTTGATTGTAAGCACCAAGGGGCGCAATCCCAAATCGAATACCGCGACTTATGCCACCGGACAGGGGCAATTTACCACCCTGCCCCTGGCGATATTGATCAATCACCGCAGCGCGAGCGCCAGCGAAATTGTCGCCGCCGCCCTCCAGGACCATCAGCGGGCAATCATCATTGGTGAACGAAGTTACGGCAAGGGAACCACCCAGCATGTGATTCCCCTCTCTCCCCGGGCCAATGGGGAAACGCCCATGTTACGCCTGACCGTGGCCTATTACCACAGTCCCTTGCACAGAAATATCCATCGCTTTCCCAATGCGCAAGATAACACCGAATGGGGGGTCCAGCCCAATCCGGGATGTGAACGGCCATTGACCGCGGAGCAATGGCGAACCTGGCAAAATTGGCGTAGTCGCCACGAACGCTGGGCGTTAGGGGGGGAAGTCGCTAAACCAGCGCCGGCAGTCGCCGCGGACAACCCCAGCGCCTCCGTAGAGGGGAAAAATACCGGGGACGATTCCCCTGCTTTGCTGGGAGAGGATTCACCCGATCCGCATTTGAGGCAAGCGGTCGAAATGCTGGAAAAAAAGAGCGAGGCGGCTTCCGCGAAAGCGGCTTAA
- a CDS encoding GGDEF domain-containing protein — protein MLAYLTATSLLYVGLGVWLGLLYTRARGADSPATGQSPANGHSPKEPHTDAAVPPTVEAPVSPVATSLSTELTLESEENLLAPEDWFELLADSCPRCETFIEAGAQILGMRVGNYLRQLIEIEAGVRLQMQKLAVPELDTSPDASLRQETTPMAEAQPANADASLQRQKLLNDLLRQNRDWQRHQKEVQAVLQRSEEDEAALKVLNADLERLVARQLSQLEATEKSCQLLGSVANSAYATLRLRQEVSRCIVWAHEFRDMLESFIAAFFAREERFAVLDQKYLVDSMGLYNRVGIEQLLQSWWRDDSLRIRTLSCILINLDQCGQLNEQVGVWGANQILSSIAGILQGQMRKSRGNDALGRFAGQLFMMFLPDTGPRGATSAAERLRQTVERASFELSDANVNLTVSIGVTDVRHDDNSESLLARLRACLDAGKKLGPNQTILDEGTGPGTVQPPIYDVAALRHIID, from the coding sequence ATGCTGGCTTATTTGACCGCGACATCGTTGCTGTACGTTGGCCTGGGCGTTTGGCTGGGGCTATTGTATACGCGCGCGCGGGGCGCTGATTCGCCAGCAACAGGTCAGTCACCCGCGAACGGTCATTCACCGAAGGAACCTCACACCGATGCCGCGGTCCCCCCGACCGTGGAAGCGCCAGTGTCGCCCGTCGCTACGTCCTTGTCCACCGAACTAACACTGGAATCAGAGGAAAATCTCCTAGCCCCAGAAGATTGGTTTGAATTATTGGCGGACAGTTGCCCTCGCTGTGAAACATTTATCGAAGCAGGTGCCCAGATATTAGGCATGCGCGTGGGGAATTATCTGCGTCAGTTAATAGAAATCGAAGCCGGCGTGCGGCTGCAGATGCAAAAACTGGCGGTACCCGAGTTGGACACCTCGCCAGACGCGTCTCTCCGACAAGAAACCACCCCTATGGCGGAAGCGCAACCAGCTAACGCGGACGCGTCATTACAAAGGCAAAAATTGTTGAACGATTTGCTGCGGCAAAATCGCGATTGGCAGCGACATCAAAAGGAGGTACAAGCTGTCTTGCAGCGGTCGGAGGAAGATGAGGCGGCATTAAAAGTATTAAATGCGGATTTAGAGCGGCTAGTTGCCCGCCAGTTATCGCAGTTGGAAGCAACGGAAAAATCCTGCCAGTTGCTGGGAAGCGTCGCCAATTCGGCCTATGCCACGCTACGGCTACGACAAGAAGTCTCGCGTTGTATTGTGTGGGCCCATGAGTTTCGCGATATGTTGGAATCTTTTATCGCGGCCTTTTTTGCCAGGGAAGAACGGTTTGCCGTGCTGGATCAAAAGTATTTGGTTGATAGCATGGGGCTTTACAATCGCGTGGGGATCGAGCAACTCTTGCAAAGTTGGTGGCGGGATGATTCGCTACGAATTCGCACGCTGTCATGTATCTTGATCAACCTGGATCAATGCGGCCAACTCAATGAACAAGTGGGCGTCTGGGGTGCCAATCAGATTTTGTCATCCATCGCGGGAATTTTACAGGGTCAGATGCGAAAGTCGCGGGGAAATGATGCCTTAGGACGGTTTGCAGGACAATTGTTCATGATGTTCCTGCCCGATACCGGTCCCCGGGGGGCCACCAGCGCGGCGGAGCGGCTGCGTCAAACGGTCGAGCGGGCCTCCTTTGAATTGTCCGATGCGAATGTAAACTTAACGGTAAGCATCGGCGTCACGGATGTGCGGCATGATGACAATAGCGAATCCCTGCTGGCCAGATTGCGGGCTTGCTTGGATGCGGGAAAAAAACTGGGACCAAACCAAACCATCTTGGACGAGGGAACCGGCCCCGGCACCGTACAGCCGCCGATCTATGACGTGGCGGCCCTGCGGCATATTATTGATTGA